One window of Nitrospirota bacterium genomic DNA carries:
- a CDS encoding NgoFVII family restriction endonuclease, which produces MEFRYFYPTQEEKNKQKYKKLLHGVSQASRLFSESKKPYIHYRTAENIFCKSFIARNVSRKDCSVDAVKIDNGIGIKTFVSNGELRFEKIAEFDDREKYPLNYKDASELIKQITFYRNKRLETTVKDFNLDNILYHYIIRDVGKIFIHECPMRQIDEKSVRIKKSRKTSGHILNFSDAHYDYLFNLSKHTLYKGFLTVKPLDIIEIPVEIDDKSLTDALKELIGERRDAEFPLLETKEYVILPLYSLREGEVPKRSGLNQWHARGRPRDYDEVYIPIPRIVHKSKPGFFPERDHKFILRTEDGREFSAKVCQENNKALMTDPNVALGKWLLRDMLRLKKGEVATLEHLRKRDADTVIVYKLKEDLYQISLHSFGSFEKEYRLKEWNLD; this is translated from the coding sequence ATGGAATTCAGGTATTTTTATCCAACACAAGAAGAGAAAAACAAGCAGAAGTATAAGAAGCTTTTGCACGGTGTATCACAGGCCAGCAGGCTTTTTAGCGAAAGTAAAAAACCTTATATTCATTACAGAACAGCTGAAAACATATTCTGTAAAAGCTTTATAGCTAGAAATGTTAGCAGAAAAGACTGTTCTGTGGATGCCGTTAAGATTGATAATGGAATAGGGATAAAGACATTTGTTAGTAATGGAGAATTACGATTTGAAAAAATAGCGGAGTTTGACGATAGGGAAAAATATCCTCTAAATTACAAAGATGCGTCTGAGTTAATTAAACAAATTACGTTTTACAGAAATAAACGCCTTGAAACTACGGTAAAAGACTTTAACCTTGATAATATTTTGTATCACTATATCATCCGGGATGTTGGTAAGATTTTTATACATGAATGTCCTATGAGACAAATTGATGAAAAATCGGTACGGATAAAAAAATCAAGAAAAACTTCAGGACACATATTGAATTTCAGCGATGCTCATTATGATTACCTTTTCAATTTAAGTAAGCATACTTTGTATAAAGGGTTCTTAACCGTTAAGCCGTTAGATATAATAGAAATACCAGTTGAAATTGATGATAAATCGTTGACCGATGCATTAAAGGAATTAATAGGGGAAAGAAGAGATGCAGAATTTCCTCTTCTTGAAACTAAGGAATATGTAATTCTACCCCTATATAGCTTAAGAGAAGGAGAAGTCCCCAAAAGAAGTGGTCTGAATCAATGGCATGCACGCGGTAGACCACGAGACTATGATGAGGTGTATATCCCTATTCCCAGAATAGTTCATAAAAGCAAGCCGGGATTTTTCCCTGAGCGGGACCATAAATTTATACTTAGGACAGAAGACGGTAGGGAATTTTCAGCAAAAGTATGTCAAGAAAATAACAAAGCTCTTATGACTGATCCAAATGTGGCACTGGGGAAATGGCTCTTAAGGGATATGTTGCGATTAAAAAAAGGCGAGGTAGCCACTTTGGAACATCTAAGAAAAAGAGATGCTGATACTGTTATCGTATATAAACTGAAAGAAGATTTATATCAAATTAGTTTACACTCATTTGGGAGCTTTGAAAAGGAATATAGATTAAAAGAATGGAATTTAGATTGA
- a CDS encoding regulatory protein RecX yields the protein MYAYRLLSYRARSQKELEHRLSLKGFPDDDIRKTIEHLKGYGYLDDLSLASNLRRHASDRKLLGKEGAKQFLRQRGIQRQDVETAISDYDELPSALSLINKKMKTLREYPYSVTVKKLSGALARKGYSSQTIRKALKLSEEEIRI from the coding sequence ATGTATGCCTATAGACTTTTAAGCTATAGGGCAAGAAGTCAAAAGGAGCTTGAGCATAGGCTTAGCCTGAAGGGTTTCCCTGACGATGACATCAGAAAGACTATAGAGCATCTTAAAGGGTATGGATACCTCGATGACCTGTCCCTTGCCTCAAACCTTAGAAGGCATGCCTCTGACAGAAAGCTTTTAGGCAAAGAAGGCGCAAAACAATTTCTTAGACAAAGGGGGATTCAAAGGCAGGATGTCGAGACTGCAATATCGGACTACGATGAACTACCATCTGCCTTATCCCTGATTAATAAAAAAATGAAGACATTGAGGGAATACCCTTATTCTGTTACAGTAAAGAAGCTCTCGGGTGCATTGGCAAGAAAGGGCTATTCTTCACAGACAATAAGAAAGGCTCTTAAATTAAGCGAGGAGGAGATAAGGATATGA
- a CDS encoding type IV pilus twitching motility protein PilT, whose protein sequence is MDITELLKTALSHGASDLHMKVGSPPIMRVNGELVPLPSGNRLSNEDTVKLSLSLMNPGQRENFKKKNDIDFAYSVPGLGRFRCNAFVQRGTVGITMRTIPMKIPTIEELHLPTILNKIALQQRGLILVTGTTGSGKSTTLAAMIDLINMSKTVNIVTIEDPIEYLHRDKRGLINQREVGVDTESFAKALRAALRQDPDVILVGEMRDFETIQTAMSAAETGHLVLSTLHTLNASETVNRIISFFPPYQHKQVRLQLAAILQGIISLRLVPRADGQGRVPAVEILIATATIKDCIEDADKTKLIPDAIMQGKVHYGMQTFDQSLFDLYQAGLIAYEEALRWATNPDDFKLKVKGVHSTSEVAFTETGKQQKPDSSIKIERFSK, encoded by the coding sequence ATGGATATAACCGAACTTCTTAAGACTGCGCTTTCGCATGGTGCCTCTGACCTGCACATGAAGGTTGGCTCGCCACCAATCATGAGAGTTAATGGAGAGCTTGTCCCTCTTCCTTCTGGAAACAGGCTCTCCAACGAGGATACAGTTAAGCTCAGCCTTTCGCTAATGAACCCAGGACAAAGGGAAAACTTCAAAAAGAAAAACGACATAGATTTCGCATATAGTGTTCCGGGACTTGGAAGGTTTAGGTGTAATGCATTTGTTCAGAGGGGAACCGTTGGCATCACCATGAGAACGATTCCAATGAAGATTCCAACAATAGAGGAGCTACATCTTCCAACAATCCTAAACAAGATTGCATTACAGCAAAGGGGTCTTATACTCGTGACAGGAACAACGGGAAGTGGAAAATCCACGACCCTTGCCGCTATGATTGACCTTATAAACATGTCAAAGACCGTAAATATCGTAACCATAGAGGACCCAATAGAGTACCTTCATAGAGACAAACGGGGACTGATTAACCAGAGAGAAGTGGGTGTTGACACCGAGTCGTTTGCAAAGGCACTGAGGGCCGCACTCAGGCAGGACCCAGATGTGATACTGGTTGGCGAGATGCGTGACTTCGAGACCATTCAGACTGCAATGTCAGCCGCTGAGACAGGACACCTTGTCTTAAGCACACTGCACACCCTCAATGCCTCTGAAACGGTTAACAGAATCATATCGTTTTTCCCTCCTTACCAGCACAAGCAGGTCAGGCTTCAGCTTGCCGCCATACTTCAGGGAATCATTTCGCTCAGGCTTGTGCCAAGGGCAGATGGACAAGGCAGGGTCCCTGCAGTAGAAATCCTTATTGCCACTGCAACTATAAAAGACTGCATAGAAGACGCGGATAAGACAAAGCTCATTCCAGATGCCATAATGCAGGGCAAGGTCCATTACGGTATGCAGACATTCGACCAGTCTCTTTTTGACCTTTATCAGGCAGGACTTATTGCATACGAGGAGGCACTTAGATGGGCAACGAATCCAGATGATTTCAAGCTAAAGGTAAAAGGCGTTCATTCCACTTCTGAGGTGGCATTTACAGAAACAGGGAAACAACAAAAACCCGATTCTTCGATAAAAATAGAAAGGTTCTCTAAATAG